A stretch of DNA from Thermanaerothrix sp.:
GCGTTACGACGTTATCCTGGTTGGAGCCGGTCCTGCTGGAATATTCGCCGCCCGGGAGCTTGTAAAGGCCGGCAAGCGGGTGGCGCTGGTGGACAAGGGCAGGGACATTCAGAAGCGGCACTGTCCCCTTAAAGAGGGGAAGAGCCGCCTCTGCGTCCACTGCACCCCCTGCAACGTGGTTTGCGGCTGGGGAGGAGCGGGGGCTTACAGCGATGGGAAGCTGACGTTGACCCCCGAGTTCGGCGGAAACCTGGAGGGATACTGCGGAAGGGAGGAGCTGGTCCGTCTCATAGCGGAGGTGGACAGGGTATACGTGGAGCACGGGGCAAGCCAGGAGCTGTTCAGCCCCAACGAGTCGCTGGCCGCAAGCGTCATGGACAGAGCGAGGCGCTCGGGGCTTCAGGTCATTCCGGCCACCATAAGGCACATGGGCACCGACCGCTCCAAGGACATACTCTCCAGCGTGATGAGGGAGCTGGAGGGCAAGGCGGACATAATCCTCAACAAGTCGGTCAAGTCCGTGTCCGTAAAGGACGGCGAGGTCCAAGGGGTGGTCCTGTCGGACGATACGAAGATGGAAGCTAAGATGGTCATGCTGGCCCCGGGACGGGAGGGGGCCCCTTGGATGGAGGAGACGGTGCGATCCCTGGGTCTTAGCATAGAATCCCTGCCGGTGGACATAGGGGTCAGGGTAGAGATACCCGCCGCATGGGCAAAGGAGATAACCGACCAGTTCTATGAGATAAAGGCAGTGCTGGACACCCCCACCTTTGACGACAAGGTGCGCACCTTCTGCATGTGCCCCAACGGGGAGGTCACCACCGAGTACCAGACCCATCACGGGATACTCACCGTCAACGGACATTCCAACCGGGATCCGGACAAGCGCACCGAGAACACCAACTTCGCCATACTGGTGTCCACCCAGTTCACAAAGCCCTTTAACGACCCCAACGGCTACGGCAGCCACATAGCAAGGCTTGCCAACATGCTGGGGGGCACCGTGCTGGTTCAGCGCCTTGGGGACCTCAAACGGGGGCGAAGGTCCACCCATGACCGGATAGCCCGGGGGCTTGTAAGGCCAACGTTGACAACCGCGGAGCCCGGCGACCTCTCCTTCGTCCTTCCCTACCGGCACCTGAAGGGGATAATGGAGATGATAGAGGCCCTCGACTCCCTGATGCCTGGCATAAACGGCAACCATACCCTCCTGTACGGGGTGGAGGTCAAGTTCTACAGCTTAAAGCTGGGACTTTCAAAATACCTGGAAACCAACATAAAGGGGCTCTACGCCGCCGGAGACGGGGCTGGGGTCACCAGGGGGGTAATCCAGGCCTCCGCATCGGGCATATGGGCCGCCAGGGGGATGCTGCAAAAGCTCTAAAAGGAACCTTCCGTACCTTCAATCCACGGCTAAGGCCGGGGTGCCCGCGCCAAACGGGCCCCGGCCTTATTTTCTTATTTTACCCCCCGCCATTTCTTACAACCCCAAAGAACCGGAGCAACCTAATCGAAACTCCCGGCCTCCACCATGAGGAACCCATCCTCACTGGGTAGATATTTCCTAAGGGCCCTGGATGCAGACTCCGCAGTAACCCTAGATACGGCCTCCTCCATGGCCTTATGCCACAGGAAGTCCCTGCCAAGGAAGAGGTCCTTCTCCATCTGCCTCGGCAACTTGCCGTCCTGGGAGCGGTCCACCTTGACCCCCTCAAGGATGAACGACTTGGCCCTCTCCACCTCCTGCTTCGAGAACCCCTCGTTCAAAGCGCGCCTTAACTCCTCCGCAAAGGACTCCTTCACCCTGGGCACGTCTTTGGGGGAAGCTATGGCCCAGAACTCAAGCCTTCCAGAGTCATCGGGGTCAAAGACCCTCAAGGAGAGCCTCACGCCATAGCTGGTACCGTCGTTATGCCTTATGCGCCTTGCAAGCCGGGAATCCAGCCATCCACCACCCAGCACGTTCACCGCCACCAAAAGGTCCGGGTAATCGGGATTCTCCTGGGTTATCCTGACCGAAGACCACGCGGCCACCGTGGCGTTGGGCTTACCCTTTACCTGAACCCTCTTGACTCCCCCCTTAACGGGGACAAAGGGGTATTCAACCCTGCGGTACCGCACCTTCGGGGCCCAATCGGAGAACAGGGCATCAAGCCTTTGCCTGAGCCAGTTGCCGTCCACCGGCCCCACCACACCGACCTGCCCCTCCGAAAGGCCGAAGAACCGGCGGTGAAAGGCCTTAAGATCCTTCAGGCCCACGGCTTCCATCCCCTCAAGGCGCTCCCTCATGGATAGAGGACGCCTCACATCCCCCTCGGGATAGGGGTTAAAGGCCTCGTCGAGGGCCTCCTCCGCCAGGGCAGAGGGGTCGTCCATCTGATCCTCTATCTCGGATCTCATCTCAAGCTTCAACGTCCTAAGCTGCTCCTCCGAGAACCTAGGCTCCTTAAGACACAGGGCCACCAGGTCCAGGACCTTGCCGAAGTTCTCCGAAGGGGCCTTGAGATCCACCGTCACACCGGTGGCTGAGCCAGAGAAGGAGACCCAGGCCCTCATCTCGTCGAAAGCCCTGTCCAGATCCTCCCGGGACATCTTCCCAGCCCCCCTGCCGAGGTAACGGCC
This window harbors:
- a CDS encoding insulinase family protein, coding for WSRGLGDVYKRQLMEAIGAEPSGRLYRELVMKGIAGAVWAGVFLFKDSSTAIALAQLPGGLGPESALGAMISSLEGRRGFTDEEVNQAKQRILKRMDLKYASPDDLAVELTEWVARGDWRLFFVHRSRVESVTKEDVNAAAERYLVRFNRTAGIFEPSPSEVRVTVPSGEVLDEEELRRAAESPMMEAEALGPSLDEMERRVQRFSAGALKVALIDKRTRGGWVYARLGLEIGNLEDLKGMALVGELMGRYLGRGAGKMSREDLDRAFDEMRAWVSFSGSATGVTVDLKAPSENFGKVLDLVALCLKEPRFSEEQLRTLKLEMRSEIEDQMDDPSALAEEALDEAFNPYPEGDVRRPLSMRERLEGMEAVGLKDLKAFHRRFFGLSEGQVGVVGPVDGNWLRQRLDALFSDWAPKVRYRRVEYPFVPVKGGVKRVQVKGKPNATVAAWSSVRITQENPDYPDLLVAVNVLGGGWLDSRLARRIRHNDGTSYGVRLSLRVFDPDDSGRLEFWAIASPKDVPRVKESFAEELRRALNEGFSKQEVERAKSFILEGVKVDRSQDGKLPRQMEKDLFLGRDFLWHKAMEEAVSRVTAESASRALRKYLPSEDGFLMVEAGSFD
- a CDS encoding FAD-dependent oxidoreductase yields the protein MRYDVILVGAGPAGIFAARELVKAGKRVALVDKGRDIQKRHCPLKEGKSRLCVHCTPCNVVCGWGGAGAYSDGKLTLTPEFGGNLEGYCGREELVRLIAEVDRVYVEHGASQELFSPNESLAASVMDRARRSGLQVIPATIRHMGTDRSKDILSSVMRELEGKADIILNKSVKSVSVKDGEVQGVVLSDDTKMEAKMVMLAPGREGAPWMEETVRSLGLSIESLPVDIGVRVEIPAAWAKEITDQFYEIKAVLDTPTFDDKVRTFCMCPNGEVTTEYQTHHGILTVNGHSNRDPDKRTENTNFAILVSTQFTKPFNDPNGYGSHIARLANMLGGTVLVQRLGDLKRGRRSTHDRIARGLVRPTLTTAEPGDLSFVLPYRHLKGIMEMIEALDSLMPGINGNHTLLYGVEVKFYSLKLGLSKYLETNIKGLYAAGDGAGVTRGVIQASASGIWAARGMLQKL